One Halobaculum sp. CBA1158 DNA segment encodes these proteins:
- a CDS encoding peroxidase-related enzyme (This protein belongs to a clade of uncharacterized proteins related to peroxidases such as the alkylhydroperoxidase AhpD.), with amino-acid sequence MLDDAQRRFPVPDYDEVPEDVRERLDEETERAGFTPNVMSALAYKPSHFRAFMAFHDALVEDTDLDREEVEMIVVAVSGRNNCLYCNVAHGALVRIYAEDPHLADQLVSNHRTADVSDERMAMLEVAVKLTEDPDAVTTEDLDLLYEAGYSEEEVWDIGMVAAFFNLSNRMATFADWRPNDEFYGMGR; translated from the coding sequence CTGCTCGACGACGCCCAGCGACGCTTCCCGGTCCCCGACTACGACGAGGTCCCCGAGGACGTCCGCGAGCGACTCGACGAGGAGACCGAGCGCGCGGGCTTCACGCCGAACGTCATGTCGGCGCTCGCGTACAAGCCGAGCCACTTCCGGGCGTTCATGGCGTTCCACGACGCCCTCGTCGAGGACACCGACCTCGACCGCGAGGAGGTGGAGATGATCGTCGTCGCCGTCTCCGGGCGGAACAACTGCCTGTACTGCAACGTCGCCCACGGCGCGCTCGTCCGCATCTACGCCGAGGACCCGCACCTCGCGGACCAGCTCGTGTCCAACCACCGCACCGCCGACGTGAGCGACGAGCGCATGGCGATGCTGGAGGTGGCGGTGAAGCTCACGGAGGACCCGGACGCCGTGACCACGGAGGACCTGGATCTGCTGTACGAGGCGGGGTACTCCGAGGAGGAGGTGTGGGACATCGGAATGGTCGCCGCCTTCTTCAACCTCTCCAACCGGATGGCGACGTTCGCCGACTGGCGACCCAACGACGAGTTCTACGGGATGGGCAGGTAG
- a CDS encoding heavy metal-associated domain-containing protein, producing the protein MTTMQIDGMTCGGCEANVVEALEGVDGVDEASADHEANEAVVEGDADPLDLIAAVPDQYEVESTS; encoded by the coding sequence ATGACGACGATGCAGATCGACGGGATGACCTGCGGCGGTTGCGAGGCGAACGTCGTGGAGGCGCTGGAGGGCGTCGACGGCGTCGACGAGGCGTCAGCGGACCACGAGGCGAACGAGGCGGTCGTCGAGGGCGACGCCGACCCCCTCGACCTCATCGCGGCCGTGCCCGATCAGTACGAGGTCGAGTCCACGTCTTAG
- a CDS encoding heavy metal translocating P-type ATPase, translating into MSDSNRVRIDIGGMTCANCAATIEDAVSEVDGVGEVSANYATDEATVAYDPERVSLAAVFEAVESAGYDPIAETVTVGITGMTCANCSATIEDAVGDRPGVVSVDANFATDEATVRYAPSVTTREEIDDAIESAGYEPIREEGGGSGGDGGESAKDAARSAELARQRRLTLFGAALSAPLLAMLALELLAPGTLPEEIPGTGLHVGWVAFALATPVQVLLGREFYENSYTALVVNRRANMDVLIALGSTTAYGYSVIALLGVLPQAGLYFDTAALILVFITLGNYLEARSKSQAGEAIRSLLELEADTATVVEEDGSEAEVPLEDVEVGDRLKVRPGEKVPTDGVVVDGESAVDESMVTGESVPVEKSENDEVIGSTVNETGVLVVEATKVGEETAIQQIVERVKEAQSRQPDIQRVADRISAYFVPAVIANALLWGAVWFLAPEAVAGVVSALPLWGLAAGGPAAVGVTEFAVLVFASAVLIACPCALGLATPAATMVGTSIGARHGILFEGGDVLERVRDTDTVVFDKTGTLTRGEMTLTDARPVAPATDGAAVAEDAADGDASGDESAERRLLRVAATAEHGSEHPIAEAVVAGARERGVDPGDLDVLQNVSGRGIRARTEHGTVVVGKPDLLREEDVDPEPAMEAMRELESEGKTAMLVAADGELLGVLAVADEARESAVAAVAALRERDIEVHMITGDNERTARAVADEVGIDPDNVRAGVLPEDKADAVEAIQSDGSLAMMVGDGVNDAPALASAFVGVAIGSGTDVAIEAADVTLMRDDPMDVVKAINVSEGTLAKIKQNLFWALGYNTAMIPLASLGLLQPVLAAGAMAFSSVSVLANSMLFRTYDPDERYRLLGRFR; encoded by the coding sequence ATGAGTGACTCGAACCGCGTCCGGATCGACATCGGTGGCATGACCTGCGCCAACTGCGCCGCCACCATCGAGGACGCCGTCTCGGAGGTGGACGGCGTTGGCGAGGTGAGCGCGAACTACGCGACCGACGAGGCGACCGTGGCGTACGACCCCGAGCGCGTCTCGCTGGCGGCGGTGTTCGAGGCGGTCGAGTCGGCCGGCTACGACCCGATCGCCGAGACGGTGACCGTGGGGATCACCGGGATGACCTGTGCGAACTGCTCTGCGACCATCGAGGACGCCGTCGGCGACCGTCCCGGCGTCGTGAGCGTCGACGCCAACTTCGCGACCGACGAGGCGACCGTCCGCTACGCGCCGTCGGTGACGACGCGCGAGGAGATCGACGACGCGATCGAGTCGGCCGGCTACGAGCCGATCCGCGAGGAGGGCGGCGGCTCCGGTGGCGACGGCGGCGAGTCAGCGAAGGACGCCGCCCGGAGCGCCGAACTCGCCCGCCAGCGTCGCCTGACGCTGTTCGGGGCGGCGCTGTCCGCGCCGCTCCTGGCGATGCTCGCGCTCGAACTGCTCGCGCCCGGCACGCTCCCCGAGGAGATTCCCGGGACCGGGCTCCACGTCGGCTGGGTCGCGTTCGCGCTCGCGACGCCCGTGCAGGTGCTGCTCGGCCGGGAGTTCTACGAGAACTCCTACACGGCGCTCGTGGTGAACCGGCGGGCCAACATGGACGTGCTGATCGCGCTGGGGTCGACCACCGCGTACGGCTACTCCGTGATCGCCTTGCTCGGCGTGTTGCCGCAGGCGGGGCTGTACTTCGACACGGCCGCGCTCATCCTCGTGTTCATCACCCTTGGCAACTACCTGGAGGCGCGCTCGAAGTCGCAGGCGGGCGAAGCGATCCGGTCGCTTCTGGAGCTGGAGGCCGACACCGCGACCGTCGTCGAGGAGGACGGGAGCGAAGCGGAGGTCCCGCTCGAGGACGTCGAGGTCGGCGACCGCCTGAAGGTGCGCCCGGGCGAGAAGGTGCCCACCGACGGCGTCGTCGTCGACGGCGAGTCGGCCGTCGACGAGTCGATGGTCACCGGCGAGTCGGTGCCCGTCGAGAAGAGCGAGAACGACGAGGTGATCGGATCGACGGTCAACGAGACGGGCGTGCTCGTGGTCGAGGCGACGAAGGTCGGCGAGGAGACGGCGATCCAGCAGATCGTCGAGCGCGTGAAGGAGGCGCAGTCGCGACAGCCCGACATCCAGCGCGTCGCGGACCGCATCTCGGCGTACTTCGTCCCCGCGGTGATCGCCAACGCCCTGCTGTGGGGGGCTGTGTGGTTCCTCGCGCCCGAGGCGGTCGCGGGCGTCGTCTCGGCGCTCCCGCTGTGGGGCCTCGCCGCGGGCGGGCCGGCCGCCGTCGGCGTGACGGAGTTCGCGGTGCTGGTGTTCGCCTCCGCCGTCCTCATCGCGTGTCCCTGCGCGCTGGGGCTCGCGACGCCGGCGGCGACGATGGTCGGCACGAGTATCGGCGCGCGACACGGCATCCTCTTCGAGGGCGGCGACGTGCTCGAGCGCGTCCGCGACACGGACACCGTCGTCTTCGACAAGACGGGCACCCTGACGCGCGGGGAGATGACGCTCACCGACGCCCGGCCCGTCGCGCCCGCGACCGACGGCGCGGCGGTCGCCGAGGACGCCGCCGACGGCGACGCGTCCGGCGACGAGAGCGCCGAACGGCGTCTGCTCCGGGTCGCCGCCACCGCCGAGCACGGCAGCGAGCACCCCATCGCGGAGGCGGTCGTCGCCGGCGCGCGCGAGCGCGGCGTCGACCCCGGCGACCTCGACGTGCTCCAGAACGTATCCGGGCGAGGGATCCGCGCGCGCACCGAGCACGGCACGGTCGTCGTCGGCAAGCCCGACCTGCTCCGCGAGGAGGACGTCGACCCCGAACCCGCGATGGAGGCGATGCGCGAGTTGGAGTCCGAGGGCAAGACCGCGATGCTCGTCGCCGCCGACGGCGAACTGCTGGGCGTGCTCGCGGTCGCCGACGAGGCCCGCGAGTCGGCCGTCGCGGCGGTCGCGGCGCTTCGCGAGCGCGACATCGAGGTCCACATGATCACCGGCGACAACGAGCGCACAGCCCGCGCGGTCGCCGACGAGGTCGGGATCGACCCGGACAACGTCCGCGCCGGCGTCCTTCCCGAGGACAAAGCCGACGCCGTCGAGGCGATCCAGTCGGACGGCTCGCTGGCGATGATGGTCGGCGACGGCGTCAACGACGCGCCCGCGCTCGCCTCGGCGTTCGTCGGCGTCGCCATCGGCTCCGGCACCGACGTCGCTATCGAGGCCGCGGACGTGACGCTGATGCGCGACGATCCGATGGACGTGGTGAAAGCCATCAACGTCTCCGAGGGGACGCTCGCGAAGATCAAGCAGAACCTCTTTTGGGCGCTCGGCTACAACACCGCGATGATCCCGCTTGCCTCGCTGGGGCTGCTCCAGCCCGTGCTTGCGGCCGGCGCGATGGCGTTCTCCTCGGTGTCGGTGTTGGCCAACAGCATGCTGTTCCGGACGTACGACCCGGACGAGCGTTACCGGCTGCTGGGTCGGTTCCGCTGA
- a CDS encoding ribbon-helix-helix protein, CopG family → MRTSLNVPDDALAEFDAVAEAEGFDSRSRALREAMAEYVERHTRLEDATGEVAAVVAFDYVHDEVIRALHGVQHDYQDVITTTSHVHQGEWCLETVFCRGDAGRVRELVYRLRDFDAVRRVRVLSLVGGGDR, encoded by the coding sequence ATGCGAACGAGCCTGAACGTCCCCGACGACGCCCTCGCCGAGTTCGACGCCGTCGCCGAGGCCGAGGGGTTCGACTCCCGGTCGCGGGCGCTCCGCGAGGCGATGGCCGAGTACGTCGAACGCCACACGCGCCTGGAGGACGCAACCGGCGAGGTCGCCGCCGTCGTCGCGTTCGACTACGTTCACGACGAGGTGATCCGCGCCCTCCACGGCGTGCAACACGACTACCAGGACGTGATCACGACCACCTCCCACGTCCACCAGGGCGAGTGGTGTCTGGAGACGGTGTTCTGTCGCGGCGACGCCGGGCGCGTCCGGGAGTTGGTGTACCGCCTGCGGGACTTCGACGCCGTCCGCCGGGTCCGGGTGCTGTCGCTCGTCGGCGGCGGCGACCGCTGA
- a CDS encoding cryptochrome/photolyase family protein gives MTVWLLGDQLHPDAAPLQSDDHVLMIEAHGFAERMSYHPQKLVLVFSAMRHARDSLRDDGYDVTYVEAESFAAGLDRYFEANPGDSLVLQRPPSHGAGERLRELVEARGGDCVLVANDGFLTTPDDWNAWVESRNDDGSPAGGDDTYRQEHWYRHVRRETGLLMTDDGDPVGGDWNYDDENRETPPDDWSPPSVPEFDPDEVTRDVHAFVTERYDDAWGNADLDDFAWPVTREQALHALEHFVAVRLPEFGPYQDAMVEGEWALDHSLLSPAINLGLLGPREVVEAVVDAYRDGDTDLPLNSVEGFVRQVIGWREFMRHVYRESMPAMDEANQLGQHRDLPEAYWSGDTDMVCLSEAVGHVRERGYAHHIERLMVLSNFALIYGADPHELNRWFHLGFVDAFHWVTTPNVVGMGTFATDALSSKPYASSANYVNRMSDYCSGCPYYHTKTTGERSCPFNALYWDFLKRNEEVLRGTGRMGLMYSHVDDKDDEEWAAIEERAAEIREMAEDGTL, from the coding sequence ATGACCGTCTGGCTCCTCGGCGATCAACTTCACCCCGACGCCGCACCGCTGCAGTCCGACGACCACGTCCTCATGATCGAGGCGCACGGCTTCGCCGAGCGCATGTCGTACCACCCCCAGAAGCTCGTGCTCGTGTTCTCGGCGATGCGTCACGCCCGCGACTCGCTCCGCGACGACGGCTACGACGTGACGTACGTCGAGGCCGAGTCGTTCGCCGCGGGGCTGGATCGCTACTTCGAGGCGAACCCCGGCGACTCGCTCGTGCTCCAGCGTCCGCCGAGCCACGGGGCCGGCGAGCGACTCCGGGAACTGGTCGAGGCGCGCGGCGGCGACTGCGTCCTCGTCGCCAACGACGGCTTCCTCACCACGCCCGACGACTGGAACGCCTGGGTCGAATCTCGCAACGACGACGGGTCGCCGGCGGGAGGCGACGACACCTACCGACAGGAACACTGGTACCGCCACGTCCGCCGCGAGACGGGACTCCTGATGACGGACGACGGCGACCCGGTGGGGGGCGACTGGAACTACGACGACGAGAACCGCGAGACGCCGCCGGACGACTGGTCGCCCCCGTCGGTCCCCGAGTTCGACCCCGACGAGGTCACCCGAGACGTTCACGCCTTCGTGACCGAGCGCTACGACGACGCCTGGGGGAACGCCGACCTGGACGACTTCGCGTGGCCGGTGACCCGCGAGCAGGCGTTGCACGCGCTGGAGCACTTCGTCGCGGTCCGCCTCCCCGAGTTCGGGCCGTATCAGGACGCGATGGTCGAGGGCGAGTGGGCGCTGGACCACTCGCTTCTCTCGCCGGCGATCAACCTCGGGCTGTTGGGTCCCCGGGAGGTCGTCGAGGCGGTCGTGGACGCCTACCGCGACGGCGACACCGACCTGCCGCTGAACTCGGTCGAGGGGTTCGTCCGCCAGGTGATCGGCTGGCGGGAGTTCATGCGGCACGTGTACCGCGAGTCGATGCCGGCGATGGACGAGGCGAACCAGTTGGGCCAGCACCGCGACCTCCCCGAGGCGTACTGGAGCGGCGACACCGACATGGTCTGCCTCTCGGAGGCCGTCGGCCACGTCCGCGAGCGCGGCTACGCCCACCACATCGAGCGGCTGATGGTGCTCTCGAACTTCGCGCTGATCTACGGCGCGGACCCCCACGAGCTGAACCGCTGGTTCCACCTCGGCTTCGTCGACGCCTTCCATTGGGTGACGACGCCCAACGTCGTCGGCATGGGGACGTTCGCGACGGACGCGCTCTCATCGAAGCCGTACGCCTCCTCCGCGAACTACGTGAACCGCATGAGCGACTACTGCTCGGGCTGTCCGTACTACCACACCAAGACGACCGGGGAGCGCTCGTGTCCGTTCAACGCCCTCTATTGGGACTTCCTGAAGCGCAACGAGGAGGTCCTCAGGGGGACCGGACGGATGGGGCTGATGTACTCGCACGTCGACGACAAGGACGACGAGGAGTGGGCGGCCATCGAGGAGCGCGCGGCGGAGATACGGGAGATGGCCGAGGACGGGACGCTGTAA
- a CDS encoding zinc ribbon domain-containing protein: MASAPSTDSDDGCPKCGHTDAEVGKISTTGGGLSKMFDIQTNSFRVVSCTNCGYSELYRDTGSAGSDLVDVFLG; this comes from the coding sequence ATGGCATCCGCGCCCTCCACCGACAGCGACGACGGCTGTCCCAAGTGCGGTCACACCGACGCCGAAGTCGGGAAAATATCCACCACGGGCGGTGGCCTCTCGAAGATGTTCGACATCCAGACGAACAGCTTCCGGGTCGTCTCGTGCACGAACTGCGGCTACTCGGAGCTGTACCGCGACACCGGCTCCGCCGGCAGCGACCTCGTCGACGTGTTCCTCGGGTAG
- a CDS encoding AMP-binding protein: MPVDYDTAVTDFEWDIPEDYTLPSVIEGHAEAFGDRVAVTFLDDEGTRAERTYADIHGDMNRFANALEELGVGEGDRVMHLLPRHPDVFAVQLGALKRGALVVPCSAMLKPKDLSFRANDCEATTVVAHESLVDMVEPIVDETPIETLICLDGSPEGWHSFDDLIDGEGTEHDGPDVGAQDPMSINYTSGTTGQPKPVLHRHRWMRAFELVNAPYWWGVTAEGTDAPGVDDDPDLDEELLWATTGTGWAKWFWSPVGVGITTGARQLLYEGDFEADEFLSVMEEEGVTRLCAVPTQYRMFTQTDLSQYDLELTEALSAGEPLNREPIEAIQDAYGITPRDGYGQTETVCLVSNYPGIDVKEGSMGKPTPGLGTTIIDTTEEEEVEPGEIGEIAVPVGNPGTFDSYYEKPDLDEKTFSGEYYRTGDLAREDEDGYFFFEGRADDIILSAGYRIGPFEVEDALVSHEAVAEAAAVGSPHEERGDVVKAYIVLADGHEGSEELTDELQNYMKEETAPYKYPRRIEYVEELPKTSSGKTRRIELREREKEKFGE, encoded by the coding sequence ATGCCGGTCGATTACGACACCGCCGTCACCGACTTCGAGTGGGACATCCCGGAGGACTATACGCTCCCTTCGGTCATCGAAGGCCACGCGGAGGCGTTCGGCGACCGCGTCGCCGTCACCTTCCTGGACGACGAGGGAACGCGCGCCGAGCGGACGTACGCGGACATTCACGGCGACATGAACCGCTTCGCGAACGCCCTGGAGGAGTTGGGCGTCGGCGAGGGCGACCGCGTGATGCACTTGCTCCCGCGCCACCCGGACGTGTTCGCGGTGCAACTGGGGGCGCTCAAACGCGGCGCGCTCGTCGTCCCGTGTTCGGCGATGCTCAAGCCGAAGGACCTCTCGTTCCGCGCGAACGACTGCGAGGCGACGACCGTCGTCGCCCACGAGTCGCTCGTGGACATGGTCGAGCCGATCGTCGACGAGACGCCGATCGAGACGCTGATCTGTCTGGACGGGAGTCCCGAAGGCTGGCACTCCTTCGACGACCTGATCGACGGCGAGGGGACCGAACACGACGGTCCCGACGTGGGCGCGCAGGACCCGATGAGCATCAACTACACCTCGGGGACGACGGGCCAGCCGAAGCCCGTCCTCCACCGCCACCGCTGGATGCGCGCCTTCGAGCTGGTGAACGCGCCGTACTGGTGGGGCGTCACCGCCGAGGGGACGGACGCGCCGGGCGTCGACGACGACCCGGACCTCGACGAGGAGCTGCTGTGGGCGACGACGGGAACCGGCTGGGCGAAGTGGTTCTGGTCGCCCGTCGGCGTCGGGATCACCACAGGCGCGCGCCAACTGCTGTACGAGGGGGACTTCGAGGCCGACGAGTTCCTCTCGGTGATGGAAGAGGAGGGCGTCACCCGACTGTGTGCCGTGCCGACGCAGTACCGGATGTTCACCCAGACGGACCTGAGCCAGTACGACCTGGAGTTGACGGAGGCGCTGTCGGCGGGCGAGCCGCTCAACCGCGAGCCGATCGAGGCGATCCAGGACGCCTACGGCATCACGCCCCGCGACGGATACGGGCAGACCGAGACGGTGTGTCTCGTCTCCAACTACCCCGGCATCGACGTGAAGGAGGGGTCGATGGGGAAGCCGACGCCCGGACTCGGTACCACCATCATCGACACCACCGAGGAGGAGGAGGTCGAGCCGGGCGAGATCGGCGAGATCGCGGTGCCGGTCGGCAACCCCGGCACCTTCGACAGCTACTACGAGAAGCCCGACCTCGACGAGAAGACGTTCTCGGGCGAGTACTACCGCACGGGCGACCTGGCCCGCGAGGACGAGGACGGCTACTTCTTCTTCGAGGGCCGCGCCGACGACATCATCCTCTCTGCGGGCTACCGCATCGGTCCGTTCGAGGTGGAGGACGCGCTCGTCTCCCACGAGGCGGTCGCGGAGGCGGCGGCGGTCGGCTCGCCCCACGAGGAGCGCGGCGACGTGGTGAAGGCGTACATCGTCCTCGCCGACGGCCACGAGGGGAGCGAGGAACTGACCGACGAACTCCAGAACTACATGAAAGAGGAGACGGCACCGTACAAGTACCCCCGCCGGATCGAGTACGTCGAGGAACTCCCCAAGACCTCCTCGGGCAAGACGCGGCGGATCGAACTGCGCGAGCGCGAGAAGGAGAAGTTCGGCGAATAA
- a CDS encoding aldo/keto reductase, giving the protein MEYTTLGDTGMTVSRICLGCMSFGDSDWRDWVLDEEDGTELVDRAIELGVNFFDTANMYSDGASERVLGDALAEYDRDEFVVATKGYFRMREDDPNSGGLSRKAIQQELDNSLGRLGMDTVDLYQTHRWDDDTPIEQTVRALDEAVRDRKARYVGASSMWAHQFAEALHVADDLGLERYATMQNHYNLLYREEEREMLPLCERENVGVIPWSPLARGWLARPVDELDTTTRGESEEHARRHPYLEGGGEEINARVEELAEEKGVKMAQIALAWLFEQDAVDAPIVGTTSVEHLEDAVEALDLSLSDSDMEYLEEPYEPVRVSGHE; this is encoded by the coding sequence ATGGAGTACACCACCCTCGGCGACACGGGGATGACCGTCTCGCGGATCTGTCTGGGCTGCATGAGCTTCGGCGACTCGGACTGGCGCGACTGGGTGCTCGACGAGGAGGACGGAACCGAGCTCGTCGACCGCGCGATCGAGTTGGGAGTGAACTTCTTCGACACCGCCAACATGTACTCCGACGGCGCGTCCGAGCGGGTCCTCGGTGACGCGCTCGCGGAGTACGACCGCGACGAGTTCGTCGTCGCGACGAAGGGGTACTTCCGGATGCGCGAGGACGACCCGAACTCCGGCGGCCTCTCCCGGAAGGCGATCCAGCAGGAGTTGGACAACTCGCTGGGTCGGCTGGGAATGGACACGGTCGACCTGTACCAGACCCACCGCTGGGACGACGACACCCCGATCGAACAGACCGTGCGAGCGCTCGACGAGGCCGTCCGCGACCGGAAGGCGCGCTACGTCGGTGCCTCCTCGATGTGGGCCCACCAGTTCGCGGAGGCGCTCCACGTCGCCGACGACCTCGGCCTGGAGCGGTACGCGACGATGCAGAACCACTACAACCTCCTGTACCGCGAGGAGGAGCGCGAGATGCTCCCGCTGTGCGAGCGCGAGAACGTCGGCGTGATCCCGTGGTCGCCGCTGGCGCGCGGCTGGCTCGCCCGCCCCGTCGACGAACTCGACACCACCACACGCGGAGAAAGCGAGGAGCACGCCCGCCGGCACCCGTACCTGGAGGGCGGCGGCGAGGAGATCAACGCCCGCGTCGAGGAACTGGCCGAGGAGAAGGGCGTGAAGATGGCCCAAATCGCGCTGGCGTGGCTGTTCGAGCAGGACGCCGTGGACGCGCCCATCGTCGGCACCACGAGCGTCGAACACCTGGAGGACGCCGTGGAGGCGCTCGACCTCTCGCTGTCCGACTCGGACATGGAGTACCTCGAGGAGCCGTACGAGCCGGTGCGCGTCTCCGGTCACGAGTAG
- a CDS encoding S8 family serine peptidase, which produces MSQHGRRTFLKLSGGVLGGIFAGTTVTAAERTDRFIVETRGKRLPSDLTVVHEMPGVKFAVVEGSESDVKRSTAVKGYAADIEVELDEPPVNDEVPAFDASDYEGQPGDFLQWDKEILSVPEAHEVTEGEGTRVSIIDSGVLETHPDLAGPLNLDLSRNFTDDGGDHNPVGGDDHGTHVAGIVAADNGGGIGVNGTAPKTDLVDCRVFSSGGGASFADILAAVVYSANIDADVANLSLGAYPVPRQGQGSFYGKVLNSTMTYANNAGTLLVIAAGNDSADLQHDKNVISLPNEGAQAVSVSATGPIGYGWDADGDGAVSDLASPPESPAFYTNYGTNAITLGAPGGDADLDAIGTGVPYYNDLVFNAVFTYEDIDEDGEPEQVPGYGWKAGTSMAAPNVAGAAALVKSANPDYNANQVESALKRAAEVPDGYDKAYYGSGFLNVVDAL; this is translated from the coding sequence ATGTCCCAGCACGGAAGACGGACGTTCCTGAAGTTGAGCGGCGGTGTACTGGGCGGCATCTTCGCCGGAACGACCGTGACGGCGGCCGAGCGGACCGACCGGTTCATCGTGGAGACGAGGGGGAAGCGCCTGCCCTCGGACCTGACGGTCGTCCACGAGATGCCTGGCGTGAAGTTCGCCGTCGTCGAGGGAAGCGAGTCCGACGTGAAGCGATCGACTGCAGTAAAGGGGTATGCGGCCGACATCGAGGTCGAACTGGACGAACCCCCGGTGAACGACGAGGTGCCCGCGTTCGACGCCTCCGACTACGAGGGACAGCCCGGCGATTTCCTCCAGTGGGATAAAGAAATACTCAGCGTCCCCGAAGCCCACGAAGTGACCGAGGGCGAGGGCACGCGCGTGTCGATCATCGACTCCGGAGTGCTGGAGACTCACCCGGACCTCGCGGGCCCGCTCAACCTCGATCTGTCCCGGAACTTCACGGACGACGGCGGCGATCACAACCCCGTCGGCGGCGACGACCACGGGACGCACGTGGCGGGTATCGTCGCCGCTGACAACGGCGGCGGAATCGGCGTCAACGGGACCGCGCCGAAGACTGACTTGGTCGACTGTCGGGTGTTCTCCTCTGGAGGAGGTGCCTCGTTCGCAGACATCCTCGCGGCAGTCGTCTACAGCGCCAACATCGACGCCGACGTGGCGAACCTCTCGCTGGGTGCCTACCCGGTTCCGCGGCAGGGACAGGGATCGTTCTACGGGAAGGTGCTCAACAGTACGATGACGTACGCGAACAACGCGGGCACCCTGCTCGTGATCGCCGCCGGCAACGATTCGGCGGACCTCCAGCACGACAAGAACGTCATCAGCCTCCCCAACGAGGGCGCGCAGGCGGTGTCCGTCTCGGCAACCGGCCCGATCGGCTACGGCTGGGACGCCGATGGGGATGGCGCGGTGTCGGATCTCGCGTCGCCGCCCGAGAGCCCGGCGTTCTACACGAACTACGGAACGAACGCGATCACGCTCGGTGCCCCCGGCGGCGACGCCGACCTCGACGCCATCGGCACCGGCGTCCCGTATTATAACGACCTGGTGTTCAACGCGGTGTTCACCTACGAGGACATCGACGAGGATGGCGAACCCGAGCAGGTGCCCGGATACGGCTGGAAGGCCGGTACCTCGATGGCCGCGCCGAACGTCGCTGGCGCGGCCGCGCTGGTCAAGAGCGCCAACCCCGACTACAACGCGAACCAAGTCGAGAGCGCACTCAAGCGGGCCGCCGAGGTGCCCGACGGCTACGACAAGGCGTACTACGGCTCCGGCTTCTTGAACGTCGTCGACGCGCTGTAG
- a CDS encoding CBS domain-containing protein produces the protein MNDDHGDALRPKVKSYMTRDVSTVSPDDTVGDVARRILESDHNGFPVTDGRTVVGFVSARDLLLADEDASLFTVMSEDIIVAHPEMDVTDAARVILRSGIQKLPVVDDADNLVGIISNTDVIRSQIERATPEKVGKLRRTLEEIHGVSTSEERRTVRLADLTPTQARVYADELEGRRYELERGLAEPLVVIDNPSASGELEDDGTLVLADGHHRVMAARRLGIEEMDAYVIAIADHVALGMEETARKEGLESVTDIEVIDYTRHPLVETTQRFSEE, from the coding sequence ATGAACGACGATCACGGCGACGCGTTGCGGCCGAAGGTCAAGTCGTACATGACCCGCGACGTGTCGACGGTGTCGCCCGACGACACGGTCGGGGACGTCGCCCGGCGGATCCTCGAGAGCGACCACAACGGCTTTCCGGTCACCGACGGGCGCACGGTCGTCGGGTTCGTCTCCGCGCGCGACCTCCTGTTGGCCGACGAGGACGCCTCGCTGTTCACGGTGATGAGCGAGGACATCATCGTCGCACACCCGGAGATGGACGTGACCGACGCCGCCAGAGTGATCCTCCGGTCGGGGATCCAGAAACTGCCCGTCGTCGACGACGCCGACAACCTCGTGGGGATCATCTCGAACACGGACGTGATCCGCTCGCAGATCGAGCGCGCGACGCCCGAGAAGGTGGGGAAACTGCGGCGGACGCTGGAGGAGATCCACGGCGTGAGCACCAGCGAGGAGCGGCGGACGGTCCGGTTGGCGGATCTCACGCCGACGCAGGCGCGCGTGTACGCCGACGAGTTGGAGGGACGGCGCTACGAACTCGAGCGCGGACTGGCCGAACCCCTCGTCGTCATCGACAACCCCAGCGCCAGCGGCGAACTCGAGGACGACGGGACGCTCGTGCTCGCGGACGGCCACCACCGGGTGATGGCCGCCCGCCGCCTCGGCATCGAGGAGATGGACGCGTACGTCATCGCCATCGCCGACCACGTCGCACTCGGGATGGAGGAGACCGCGCGCAAGGAGGGTCTGGAATCCGTCACCGACATCGAGGTGATCGACTACACCCGACACCCGCTGGTCGAGACGACCCAGCGATTCAGCGAGGAGTAG